In a genomic window of Phragmites australis chromosome 14, lpPhrAust1.1, whole genome shotgun sequence:
- the LOC133891613 gene encoding peroxidase 51-like isoform X1, translating into MGAGSARHVAAAAALLVLAASATVCAAQQLRRNYYAGVCPNVEAIVRDAVTRKFRQTFITVGATVHLFFHDCFVDGCDASVVVASTANNTAEKDHPINLSLAGDGFDTVIRAKAAVDAVPRCRNRVSCADILAMATRDVIALYVRARVCMQAGGPSYAVELGRLDGLSSTASSVNGKLAPPSFNLDQLTALFATNGLSQADMIALSAGHTVGFAHCNTFSGRIRGPTLDPTLNSTYASQLRAWCPPNVDQRLAVSMDPVTPRDFDNQFFKNLQVGKGLLASDQVLYSDPRSRPTVDVWAQSSVAFNQAFVAAITKMGRIGIKTRAQGNIRRNCAVLN; encoded by the exons ATGGGCGCCGGCAGCGCGAGGcatgtggcggcggcggcggcgctcctggTGCTGGCGGCCAGCGCCACCGTCTGCGCGGCCCAGCAGCTCCGGCGCAACTACTACGCCGGCGTGTGCCCCAACGTGGAGGCCATCGTCCGCGATGCCGTCACCAGAAAGTTCCGGCAGACGTTCATCACCGTCGGCGCCACCGTGCACCTcttcttccacgactgcttcgtcgATGGCTGCGACGCGTCGGTGGTCGTGGCGTCCACGGCCAACAACACGGCGGAGAAGGACCACCCCATCAACCTGTCCCTGGCCGGTGATGGCTTCGACACCGTCATCAGGGCCAAGGCCGCCGTCGACGCCGTACCGCGGTGCCGGAACAGGGTGTCCTGCGCCGACATCCTGGCCATGGCCACCAGAGACGTCATCGCCCTG TatgtgcgcgcgcgcgtgtgCATGCAGGCCGGCGGGCCGTCGTACGCGGTGGAGCTGGGGAGGCTGGACGGCCTGAGCTCGACGGCCAGCAGCGTCAACGGCAAGCTGGCGCCCCCGTCCTTCAACCTGGACCAGCTCACCGCGCTCTTCGCCACCAACGGGCTCTCGCAGGCCGACATGATAGCCCTCTCCG CGGGCCACACGGTGGGCTTCGCGCACTGCAATACCTTCTCGGGCCGGATCCGCGGGCCGACGCTAGACCCGACGTTGAACTCGACCTACGCCTCGCAGCTGCGGGCCTGGTGCCCACCCAACGTGGACCAGCGGCTCGCGGTGTCCATGGACCCGGTGACGCCGCGGGACTTCGACAATCAGTTCTTCAAGAACCTGCAGGTCGGCAAGGGGCTGCTCGCTTCCGACCAGGTCCTCTACTCGGACCCGAGGTCCAGGCCTACTGTCGACGTGTGGGCCCAAAGCAGTGTCGCCTTCAATCAGGCATTCGTTGCGGCCATAACTAAGATGGGCCGGATTGGGATCAAGACTAGGGCCCAAGGGAACATCCGGCGCAACTGTGCAGTGCTCAATTGA
- the LOC133891613 gene encoding peroxidase 51-like isoform X2 — MGAGSARHVAAAAALLVLAASATVCAAQQLRRNYYAGVCPNVEAIVRDAVTRKFRQTFITVGATVHLFFHDCFVDGCDASVVVASTANNTAEKDHPINLSLAGDGFDTVIRAKAAVDAVPRCRNRVSCADILAMATRDVIALAGGPSYAVELGRLDGLSSTASSVNGKLAPPSFNLDQLTALFATNGLSQADMIALSAGHTVGFAHCNTFSGRIRGPTLDPTLNSTYASQLRAWCPPNVDQRLAVSMDPVTPRDFDNQFFKNLQVGKGLLASDQVLYSDPRSRPTVDVWAQSSVAFNQAFVAAITKMGRIGIKTRAQGNIRRNCAVLN, encoded by the exons ATGGGCGCCGGCAGCGCGAGGcatgtggcggcggcggcggcgctcctggTGCTGGCGGCCAGCGCCACCGTCTGCGCGGCCCAGCAGCTCCGGCGCAACTACTACGCCGGCGTGTGCCCCAACGTGGAGGCCATCGTCCGCGATGCCGTCACCAGAAAGTTCCGGCAGACGTTCATCACCGTCGGCGCCACCGTGCACCTcttcttccacgactgcttcgtcgATGGCTGCGACGCGTCGGTGGTCGTGGCGTCCACGGCCAACAACACGGCGGAGAAGGACCACCCCATCAACCTGTCCCTGGCCGGTGATGGCTTCGACACCGTCATCAGGGCCAAGGCCGCCGTCGACGCCGTACCGCGGTGCCGGAACAGGGTGTCCTGCGCCGACATCCTGGCCATGGCCACCAGAGACGTCATCGCCCTG GCCGGCGGGCCGTCGTACGCGGTGGAGCTGGGGAGGCTGGACGGCCTGAGCTCGACGGCCAGCAGCGTCAACGGCAAGCTGGCGCCCCCGTCCTTCAACCTGGACCAGCTCACCGCGCTCTTCGCCACCAACGGGCTCTCGCAGGCCGACATGATAGCCCTCTCCG CGGGCCACACGGTGGGCTTCGCGCACTGCAATACCTTCTCGGGCCGGATCCGCGGGCCGACGCTAGACCCGACGTTGAACTCGACCTACGCCTCGCAGCTGCGGGCCTGGTGCCCACCCAACGTGGACCAGCGGCTCGCGGTGTCCATGGACCCGGTGACGCCGCGGGACTTCGACAATCAGTTCTTCAAGAACCTGCAGGTCGGCAAGGGGCTGCTCGCTTCCGACCAGGTCCTCTACTCGGACCCGAGGTCCAGGCCTACTGTCGACGTGTGGGCCCAAAGCAGTGTCGCCTTCAATCAGGCATTCGTTGCGGCCATAACTAAGATGGGCCGGATTGGGATCAAGACTAGGGCCCAAGGGAACATCCGGCGCAACTGTGCAGTGCTCAATTGA
- the LOC133890054 gene encoding peroxidase 51-like, whose protein sequence is MGACSVRLAAALLVLVVTAAGSATICAAQLRRNYYAGVCPNVESIVRDAVTKKVQQTFIAVGATVRLFFHDCFVEGCDASVMVASTANNTAEKDHPNNLSLAGDGFDTVIKAKAAVDAVPRCRNKVSCADILTMVTRDAIALAGGPSYAVELGRLDGLSSTASSVNGRLPPPFWNLDQLTALFVANGLSQADMIALSAGHTVGLAHCNTFSGRIHGPTPDPTLNSTYAAQLRAWCPPNVDPRVAVSMDPVTPRAFDNQFFKNLQAGKGLLASDQILYSDPRSRPTIDVWARSSAAFNQAFVAAMTKLGRVGVKTWAQGNIRRNCAVLN, encoded by the exons ATGGGCGCCTGCAGCGTGAGACTTGCGGCGGCTCTGCTGGTGCTGGTGGTCACCGCGGCAGGCAGCGCCACGATCTGCGCGGCGCAGCTCCGGCGCAACTACTACGCTGGCGTCTGCCCCAACGTGGAGTCTATAGTCCGCGACGCCGTCACCAAGAAGGTCCAGCAGACGTTCATCGCCGTCGGCGCCACCGTGCGGCTcttcttccacgactgcttcgtcgAG GGGTGCGACgcgtcggtgatggtggcgTCGACGGCCAACAACACGGCGGAGAAGGACCACCCCAACAACCTGTCCCTGGCCGGCGACGGTTTCGACACCGTCATCAAGGCGAAGGCGGCGGTGGACGCCGTGCCGCGGTGCCGGAACAAAGTGTCCTGCGCAGACATCCTCACCATGGTCACCAGAGACGCCATCGCCCTG GCCGGCGGTCCGTCGTACGCGGTGGAGCTGGGGAGGCTGGACGGCCTGAGCTCGACGGCGAGTAGCGTCAACGGCAGGCTGCCGCCGCCATTCTGGAACCTCGACCAGCTCACCGCGCTCTTCGTGGCCAATGGGCTGTCGCAGGCCGACATGATCGCCCTCTCCG CGGGCCACACAGTGGGCTTGGCGCATTGCAACACCTTCTCGGGCCGGATCCATGGGCCGACTCCAGACCCAACGTTGAACTCGACCTATGCCGCGCAGCTACGGGCCTGGTGCCCACCCAATGTGGACCCGCGGGTCGCGGTGTCCATGGACCCGGTGACACCACGGGCCTTTGACAACCAGTTCTTCAAGAACCTACAGGCCGGCAAGGGTCTGCTCGCTTCTGACCAGATCCTCTACTCGGACCCAAGGTCCAGGCCCACCATCGACGTGTGGGCTCGGAGCAGCGCAGCATTCAACCAGGCCTTTGTGGCGGCCATGACCAAGCTGGGCCGGGTCGGGGTCAAGACCTGGGCCCAGGGCAACATCCGACGCAATTGTGCAGTGCTCAATTGA